The nucleotide sequence GTTCGGGTCGCCGCCATCGCGAAGCCGGGAGCGCCGCTGTCGCCGGGGTACGCGCCGCCCGCGAGTACCGACGCGAACCTGGCCCCCCGTCCCGGCGCCGGACTTGCCTCCTCGGGCGGTGACGCAGCGCCGCCCGCCAGCACCGACATGAACCTCACGCCGCGCGCCGGCGCCGGCTTGATCGCTCCGGGAACCGAGACCGCGCCGCCAGAGGTGGTCACAATTCCCGGCGCCGGGTCATCTGCGCGCCCCGACGATCGAGCGCCGACCCAGGACGCCTCGTGGAGTTTGCCGGCGCTGCCGTCGCGCTCGACGATCCCCGCGGTCGGCAATCAGTCCATCGGCAAGCTCGAAACGCGCGAAGGACAGTATCGCACCGATCCGTCGATCCTCGGCCCCGACTCCGGCTACACCACGGTTTCTGTCTCCGGCGGCAAGCATTACCTGCCCGACGACGCGGTCTCGGTGGTCGCTGGCAGTTCCGAGATTATCGACTTCAAGCGCCGCCTCACCCGGATTTCGATCGCAGATTCCAAAATCGCCGACGTCCAGGTGATCAATCCCTACCAGATCAACCTGATCGGCCATGCCCCCGGCTTCACCACCATCGCGCTGTGGGACGCCGACGGCAGTTACAACGAGCGCCAGGTGCGCGTCGATCCCAACGGCAGCCAGCAGGTCCTGCTCAACACCATCGTCGCCGAACTCGACCGCACCGGTATCGAGAATCAGGGCGTCAACGTATCGGTCGCCTTCCTGAATTCCGGCATCTCGTTCGTCAGCCTGCCCGGTAACGTCGGCACGCCGTACAGCGGTACGTCTTCGTCCCCCGGCTCGATCACCACGCTTCCGCCGGCCGGCAGGATCATCCCCATGCTGCTATCGCAGAACCTGACCTATGGCCTCGCGACGCAAGGCTCGGGCGTGGCGACGCAGAGCTTTTTCCAGTTCCTCGAGCAGCACGATCTCGCCCGCATCCTGGCCGAGCCGCATCTGCTGGCCAATTCGGGCGAGAAAGCAAAATTTCTCTCCGGCGGCGAAATTCCGATCGTGATCGCGCAGGCGCTCAACTCGACGATCGTCTTCAAGCAGTTCGGCACTTCGGTCGAGTTCATCCCGACCGTCGTCGGCCGCAACGATATCGAGTTGCTCGTCAAGCCCGAAGTATCG is from Candidatus Binatus sp. and encodes:
- a CDS encoding type II and III secretion system protein family protein gives rise to the protein MKFHQIARLALANRLPLLICGVLIAIAPAPALGQPAPIAVSINAGESFSIDHIKAGATPAIRVLQNPYALVVNAVSPHKLVLIGAEAGRWAIDVTEDSGRVATYDVRVAAIAKPGAPLSPGYAPPASTDANLAPRPGAGLASSGGDAAPPASTDMNLTPRAGAGLIAPGTETAPPEVVTIPGAGSSARPDDRAPTQDASWSLPALPSRSTIPAVGNQSIGKLETREGQYRTDPSILGPDSGYTTVSVSGGKHYLPDDAVSVVAGSSEIIDFKRRLTRISIADSKIADVQVINPYQINLIGHAPGFTTIALWDADGSYNERQVRVDPNGSQQVLLNTIVAELDRTGIENQGVNVSVAFLNSGISFVSLPGNVGTPYSGTSSSPGSITTLPPAGRIIPMLLSQNLTYGLATQGSGVATQSFFQFLEQHDLARILAEPHLLANSGEKAKFLSGGEIPIVIAQALNSTIVFKQFGTSVEFIPTVVGRNDIELLVKPEVSQPDYAHGVQLFGFTVPAFVTRRAETLVRLKDRQTLIIAGLILHEKLSTVQKVPYLGDIPYLGAAFRSTYWESKETDLVMSVTPEIVRPLPAAAEVFLPGARGPMTEGEVKTRQINPPDPSRPRF